The Montipora foliosa isolate CH-2021 chromosome 10, ASM3666993v2, whole genome shotgun sequence genomic sequence caattttcatCGTCGACAAAGAAATGGGTTCTGTGGGGAATTTTcaagtgacgtcatcgccgccatgttggtggacgaaaacaaaagatctctcattagctgcTTTTGTTCgtcaccagcaattgtacattgcagcattgttatctgtgtctatagagattggttgcaaaccacctagaCATGTCAGTCATGGTGTCGCAAAATAATTAAGTAAGATAATCAACTCGATAAAATTTCTACAACAACCTTgaaaaataggccatttccaagttcatgtctgacTCCTCtccaaagcgagtctaagtgtgaagtcttggtgatggtaattagttctactttacaaatgaatgaaaagcaATATTtccacttagactcactttgaagaggaggtgaGACATGAAAATTGGAAATGGCCtcttcaggtggcttcaacgggactcgaaccaatgacctctgcgattttgacccatgacctctgcgaccTCTCCcttgtgattttttaaaaagatgccTCAATATTACTTGAAGCTAAACAAATAATGTCAAGGAACCTTTtaggtctgatgtttgaaattATGCAAATACCATAACAGATGTAGATAAAATTTCAATTGCTGGTAGACATCCCAAATTCCCAATTGACCATTAACTCAACCGAGGTTGAACACGACAACTTCAAGTTGGCAGAGATTTGCCACACAGTTTCTAGCGTATTTCCTTTTTATTGTCTTTTACCAGCTGAAATATTTTTAGTGTTGGAATTTAGAGGTTAATATCATGCTGAATGAATGCACTCTTTGCTTAAATATTGGCTAGACATTTATTGGTTTCTTTATTCCAGTTACAATGAAGTACTGACCCTTGTGTGGTATGCCCCTTCCCCCCTCTCCCCATTTAGTTTGGGATCCTTTGTTAGATgcctgttttcttttcttttggactgagtttgtggcctttttcttctctcttcttAAGTACGTTAACTTGGGCTGCTTGTGAGTACAATGACAAGAGTCTCCTTCGATCTTCCAAGAAAAATCGGGAAGAGAAAGGAGACTGCCAACCACCTCGACTTTCactgatttgccgctcatccaaggAAATGGTTGAGTCAGTcaagtttcgacttgtcaaaccttttttaaaattttgcacaTGATCAATCACCACGCgttatcaatattttttaaaatttacaacagcaTGGCaatttaactgtctaaattcccaagAGTATTTGCTCCGTGTgttggttacagaaactagtctgcCAGTTTAGCTCGTTCTCATACTCGTAATAAGGTTAAGCATACATCAGCGAGTACTAAAATAATTTGGCgccttttttaaactttgtcgGGAGCTTTCcccggtggggggggggggggggggggggactcgtCATACCTTTTAGGGCttaaaaaagcggttttggtacctcttacgttggtcagcctcaaaaggtccacagcgggagccTTAGCGGTACCGTTTAGGGTACTGAGCCGAAAAATTATAGCAAGAGACATTTGATAAAtaactatttttttaattttgtgcaATTAAatcccataatttggtacctcttaggggtgaaaaaaaatttcatgccacgcgcacaagacaggatcttggtacctcttcgggttcttttcaaattttccgaCGAGCACCcacgtcctttttatatgggctTCCCCCGCaggggtaggggggggggggcgcttTCACGTTCAGCAAAAAGTTCATGAAAAGCAAACCCTAAACCGCTAATAATAAATCTATCGAGTTTCTGTCAGGATATATCTGCTGAAAAAATCACCAGTCGTAAAAAAATCAAGTATTTTTCTTCCTTCGTTTGTTTACTTCATGGCGAGCGCGAACTGGCTGCAGTTCCGAGAAGCAGTTATATCGGTGCCAATAATCCGAGACCATATCCAATTTTCACCACAAAACTTCAATGAATataggggtagtttctaaagaaactgtggtgctgcgtcggtggggaagtagtatacaaaaatttggttttatcaacggagttgataatgtaaattggccaccgtacagagattctaaaagctgacgtttcgagcgttagcccttcgtcagagcgaatcgagggagtATGgcttacgtgtagtttttatagtagagtaggagctacacaattggtggtaacatggcaacgtgaaaaataggaatatattagttaaatgaaaagcattcgttgataccgtgaggattaagggtgccgatttgaaagatgaatttttgttccagattcttgcggctttccgtcgtacctagatgtagggaagggccgcagatagccatgtgttttttggagtggttaggcagataaaatggcgagcgactggcttagatgcatccttgtcattcttctcaacatcgcgaaggtgttcgcggaatcggtcacttagtcgtctacctgtctcaccaatgcataatttattgcataacgtacaggttatgcaataaatgacatttgcggaggtacatgtgaaacgatcggtgatcttaacagatcgcttaggtcccgatatctagCTAGTGTTAATCTGTATCAATCTGCTAAAGCGCATTTAAACAAGCAAAGTAAATTTAAAGGACTTGACGGTTGGCGGTCCAACTCGTTTTCCCACTGCGACTTTTTGACTTCAAAGTCGTCGTGCTACGAGTCCGCAGTGCGATATTTGAGACTTTGCGCATGCTCCTTAGAACTTGCTTCCAGATCGTACTCGTCGTCGGTGCTAAAACTCTCTAATACGTAATGTCGAGGCGGCTTCCTCTTCCCGATTTTtgtaggaagatcgaaggaaactctgctcgcagggtaaacTCACCCTAACACAGCAATCAGTAGCTCAACCAAAAAGAGGCAGAGGTTGGTACCGCAACAAAAGTTGATAGAGATGCATTCAGCCAGAATATGATGCAAATCCAATTATCTAACCACCCTCCCACGACTCTTCCAAAATTACGCCTTATAACAAATAAGTATAATCTCTGAAAAGGTCTTCAAACCAATAGGTGATAGCCCACATCTTTTAAGTGTTAATTTGTTATACTTGTAACATTGGGTTAATATACGTCATGGAAGAACAAAAGTTATCTTAAATGAATTGCAAAGGTGCGCATAAGAGTTTTACGTGGCGCCTGTTAGATCCTAGAGCCGTCAGTTGTTGTAGTGAATAATAGTAAAAAGTCAACGGCCAGatttatcaataaataaaatCGTTGATGTTGTAAATTATCGAATTTGCGACAATCGGTAAAAGATTGGAAAATGGTTGTAGTCAGGTCAAAGATCTTTTCTTTTGCCTTATGTTCCCAGCAGCATTCGAATCACATGTAAGCTTGACCTCGGGGCAAAAATGTATCATAACTGATGAGCGAACTAGAAACGAAGGAGGAAAGTGGTCTCCTTTGATAGTACTGAAGTACCTAGTTTTCCAGCCAGGCTTCGATCTTCTCTTCTCTTGTTTTTGGTCTTTTCTTGAAAGGGTTTTTAAACTTTCGTTTCTTCTTCACTTCTTCCTTCGCTCTCTCTTCGACGAGTCTCTCGTCTGCCATTTTTTGTTTGACCTCCCTAGAAAATGAATCAAAAAATAGATACTGACACACGATTTACCAGTGGCTGCTGCATGTCATGAATTCAGTCATGCGAGATCCAGCCTGCCTTTCTTGCTTCAGGGTAATGCATTTTCGCAGGTGAGGATGAGGAAAGAAAACGGATCCCCATGCCCCATAATAGTTTTTTAAATCTATCTTTAGTTTCctaaagctattttaagttctcgtcCCAATGCCGCTCATGTTGAAAaattcattacgtcattacaactgaccaatcaggtgactctctaaaaatagcttgttAGCTAAaatttagattttaaaaaactatcattggaagaggcccatgtatGGAGGGGGATCCGTTCTTACCTTATCCTCTCTTGATTTCCGAATTTCCAGGAGACTCTTCTCCGCAAGAGAAATACGTTTCGCTTTTCATCTGAGCATGTGAATATTAACAGACGTGTATTGGAGAGAGCCCATGCTAACTTACGCAACAGCTTCTAACGCCACCAAGTCAATATCGACAAAATCGTCTTCGTCTTCCGAGTTGGATTCCTCTTCGGCCAAAGTGTCGAGAATTCCTGTTCAAAATGGAGAAGAAGAAAGCAGCTACCTTGGTTATTAACATTGTCGTTTCATCATTTCCTTAAGATAGTTGATATTTACAAGATATCTGCAATGTGACGAATGTCCAAGCAGGACTTGGGTTTAATTTATTGAATCTGCTCATTGGTAAATACTTCAGGATGAAGAGAAGAACTATCTTGTCGATTGACACTAATCCCTAAGCCCAACAGTATAACTGAAACCGTCACCCAACAAGTTAAGCCAGGTCTTGGTCACACGGCAACCATGACTGATCTCAACGTTTTCTTGGAGATCCAGACTTTAGAGTTCGAACCAGGAGAAACCAGGAGAAAATAAAGAGCCAGAACCAGGAAAAATAAAGAGAGCTTCCCCCCATACATGTCCTTTTCCTCAGGTAATATGCCTCTAGTTATTTTTACATCAACTCCCACGCTGTACGGATCCATAGGGGATTAGGCAACAGCCAGTCATATGGCGGGAATGTGTTCTCTGAGCGTAGACTATCTACGCGGAACACATTCCCgccatatgattggctgttacCTAATCTCCTTGGGATCTGTACAGCGTGagagtcgatctaaaaataacctgaGACATATTACCTATGGAAAAGGGCATGTATGAGGGAATGCCCACTCTTCCCCCTTTATTCTCTCTTGGTTCGAACCGATTACCAGATGGTTGGGCCGGTTACCCAACAAATCGAACATTGTCATTTAAGTCAGAGGCAGTTTGCTGCTTGTTGgcgaaagaaatattttttgaagttCAACAATGCAGATATACGTTTAAAACGATGTGATGTTTTGCCTGGATTCAAAGCTTTTCAATTTAAGTAacccaggggcggatctaggattttTATTAGGAGGGGTGCAGcactaaggaatggcgtagctgactggtgacgtgTTTATTTTCGCACAATGCTAGTTGTATTAGAAAGTCGCAGGTCATTtcggggggggaggggggggaggggggtgcgCACCCgctgcaccctccccctagatccgcccctgtaaCCTTGAAGTTTAACTTACTAAGTTTAGCGCGCAGTATGTCCAACATCTCCTCATAAAACGCAATACTTTCGTCGAGATTTCCAAGCACGTGATTCAAGTTGCCAAGATTTGCCAGTGCTTTTCCAGTACCATTTTGATCTTTCAACTCTTTGGCAACAGCAAGTCGCTCTTTGTTACAGTTGATCGCTTCTTCATAGTTCATTTCCATTTCATAAATGTTTCCAAGATTGTTATAGATCTTTGCAAGAGGCCGTTTGTCATCTCTTTGCTTTGCAATATTAAGCGCGGCCATTAAATGTTCTCTGGCTTTGGCTAAGTCACCAGTTATTTTGAAGATGCAACCCAAATTTCCGTGAGCCCGTCTCTCACTTTTTTCGTCCTTTAACTCCTGTGACAATGCCAAATGTTTTTCATGGTACTCCTTGGCAGTCGTGTAATCTCCTAATCTGTAGTAAGCAAGACCGAGAAAACTTAACGCGTCTCCTTCCGCGACTTGGTCTTGATCGTCAATAGCATCGGCTAAACAAGTTTTCAGCTCTTTTATCTTCGCATACAATTCATCTTCGGATTCTTCGACAACTCGATAATTCTTTGGATCGTTTTCTtccataaaaataa encodes the following:
- the LOC137973730 gene encoding G-protein-signaling modulator 2-like, with translation MEENDPKNYRVVEESEDELYAKIKELKTCLADAIDDQDQVAEGDALSFLGLAYYRLGDYTTAKEYHEKHLALSQELKDEKSERRAHGNLGCIFKITGDLAKAREHLMAALNIAKQRDDKRPLAKIYNNLGNIYEMEMNYEEAINCNKERLAVAKELKDQNGTGKALANLGNLNHVLGNLDESIAFYEEMLDILRAKLRILDTLAEEESNSEDEDDFVDIDLVALEAVAEVKQKMADERLVEERAKEEVKKKRKFKNPFKKRPKTREEKIEAWLEN